From Lagenorhynchus albirostris chromosome 15, mLagAlb1.1, whole genome shotgun sequence, one genomic window encodes:
- the NOL4L gene encoding nucleolar protein 4-like isoform X2, translating to MNDSTWMSADPHLASSLSPSQEERMRSPQNLHSQEDDDSSSESGSGNGSSTLNPSTSSSTQGDPAFPEMNGNGTVAPVDFTATAEDQPINLCDKLPQGSALGTPSYPSDADGLRSRVKYGVKTTPESPPYSSGSYDSIKTEVSGCPEDLTVGRAPTADDDDDDHDDHEDNDKMNDSEGMDPERLKAFNMFVRLFVDENLDRMVPISKQPKEKIQAIIESCSRQFPEFQERARKRIRTYLKSCRRMKKNGMEMTRPTPPHLTSAMAENILAAACESETRKAAKRMRLEIYPSSQDEPIALDKQHSRDSAAIPHSTYSLPASSYSQDPVYVNGGLNYSYRGYGALGSNLQPPASLQTGNHSNGPTDLSMKGGASNTSTTPTPTPSSNSTSRTMPTAQLSPTEISAVRQLIAGYRESAAFLLRSADELENLILQQN from the exons ACGACTCCTCCTCCGAGAGCGGCAGCGGCAATGGCTCCTCCACCCTGAACCCGTCCACCTCGAGCAGCACACAGGGAGACCCCGCCTTCCCCGAGATGAATGGCAACGGCACCGTGGCCCCCGTGGACTTCACCGCCACCGCCGAGGATCAGCCCATCAACCTGTGCGACAAGCTCCCGCAGGGCTCAGCGCTCGGCACGCCCTCCTACCCCTCCGACGCCGATGGACTGCGGAGCCGCGTCAAGTACGGGGTGAAGACCACCCCCGAG TCCCCCCCCTACAGCTCAGGGAGCTATGACTCCATCAAAACCGAGGTCAGTGGCTGCCCTGAGGACCTGACGGTGGGCCGGGCCCCCACAGCAGATGACGACGACGATGACCACGACGACCATGAGGACAATGACAAGATGAATGACTCCGAGGGCATGGACCCTGAGCGCCTCAAGGCCTTCAAC ATGTTTGTGCGTCTCTTTGTGGACGAGAACCTGGACCGCATGGTGCCCATCTCCAAGCAGCCCAAGGAGAAAATCCAGGCCATCATCGAGTCCTGCAGCCGGCAGTTCCCTGAGTTCCAGGAGCGGGCCCGCAAGCGCATCCGCACGTACCTCAAGTCCTGCCGGCGCATGAAGAAGAACGGCATGGAGATG ACCAGACCCACACCTCCCCACCTGACCTCGGCCATGGCAGAAAACATCCTGGCAGCTGCCTGTGAGAGCGAGACGAGAAAAGCAGCCAAAAGGATGCGCCTGGAGATCTACCCGTCCTCTCAG GACGAGCCCATAGCCCTGGACAAGCAGCACTCCCGGGACTCCGCAGCCATCCCCCACTCCACCTACTCACTGCCAGCCTCCTCCTACTCCCAGGACCCTGTGTACGTCAACGGTGGCCTGAACTACAGTTACCGTGGTTACGGGGCCTTGGGCAGCAACCTgcagccccctgcctccctccaaACAGGAAATCACAGTAATG GGCCCACGGACCTCAGCATGAAAGGCGGGGCCTCCAACACCTCCACCACGCCCACGCCCACGCCCTCCAGCAACAGCACCAGCCGGACCATGCCCACCGCCCAGCTCAGCCCCACCGAGATCAGTGCCGTGCGGCAGCTCATCGCCGGCTACCGGGAGTCCGCCGCCTTCCTGCTGCGCTCAGCAGATGAACTGGAAAACCTCATTTTACAGCAGAACTGA